From Medicago truncatula cultivar Jemalong A17 chromosome 7, MtrunA17r5.0-ANR, whole genome shotgun sequence, a single genomic window includes:
- the LOC11422693 gene encoding tubulin beta-3 chain — protein sequence MREILHVQGGQCGNQIGSKFWEVVCDEHGIDPTGRYVGNSDLQLERVNVYYNEASCGRFVPRAVLMDLEPGTMDSVRTGPYGQIFRPDNFVFGQSGAGNNWAKGHYTEGAELIDSVLDVVRKEAENCDCLQGFQVCHSLGGGTGSGMGTLLISKIREEYPDRMMLTFSVFPSPKVSDTVVEPYNATLSVHQLVENADECMVLDNEALYDICFRTLKLTTPSFGDLNHLISATMSGVTCCLRFPGQLNSDLRKLAVNLIPFPRLHFFMVGFAPLTSRGSQQYRALTVPELTQQMWDSKNMMCAADPRHGRYLTASAMFRGKMSTKEVDEQMINVQNKNSSYFVEWIPNNVKSSVCDIAPRGLSMASTFIGNSTSIQEMFRRVSEQFTAMFRRKAFLHWYTGEGMDEMEFTEAESNMNDLVSEYQQYQDATADEEGEYDDEEEEEQDHAYE from the exons atgagAGAAATTCTTCATGTTCAAGGAGGACAATGCGGGAACCAGATCGGTTCAAAATTCTGGGAAGTAGTTTGCGACGAGCACGGCATAGATCCAACCGGAAGATACGTCGGAAACTCAGATCTACAACTTGAGCGCGTCAATGTTTACTACAACGAAGCTTCATGCGGAAGGTTTGTTCCACGCGCCGTCCTCATGGACTTGGAGCCTGGTACCATGGACAGTGTCCGCACCGGTCCTTACGGTCAGATCTTCCGTCCTGATAACTTCGTTTTCGGTCAGTCCGGCGCCGGTAACAATTGGGCGAAAGGTCATTACACTGAAGGCGCTGAACTTATTGATTCAGTTCTCGATGTTGTTCGTAAAGAAGCTGAGAATTGCGATTGTCTTCAAG GGTTTCAGGTGTGTCATTCGTTGGGAGGAGGAACGGGATCTGGAATGGGAACTTTGTTGATTTCGAAGATTAGAGAGGAATATCCTGATAGGATGATGTTGACGTTTTCGGTGTTTCCTTCTCCGAAGGTTTCTGATACTGTTGTTGAGCCTTATAATGCTACTCTTTCTGTTCATCAGTTGGTTGAGAATGCTGACGAGTGTATGGTGCTTGATAATGAGGCTTTGTACGATATCTGCTTCAGAACACTTAAATTGACTACTCCTAGCT TTGGTGACTTGAACCACTTGATCTCAGCAACCATGAGTGGAGTGACTTGCTGCCTTCGTTTCCCGGGTCAACTCAACTCTGATCTCCGGAAACTGGCAGTGAATCTCATCCCATTCCCTCGCCTGCACTTCTTCATGGTTGGTTTTGCTCCTCTTACATCCCGTGGCTCTCAGCAATACCGTGCATTGACTGTTCCAGAACTCACCCAGCAGATGTGGGATTCCAAAAACATGATGTGTGCTGCTGATCCTAGGCATGGTCGATACCTCACTGCGTCTGCCATGTTCAGGGGTAAGATGAGCACCAAAGAGGTGGATGAGCAAATGATAAATGTCCAGAACAAGAACTCTTCCTACTTTGTTGAGTGGATCCCCAACAATGTTAAGTCAAGTGTTTGTGACATTGCTCCTAGAGGTCTCTCCATGGCCTCCACCTTTATCGGTAACTCAACCTCAATTCAGGAAATGTTTAGGAGGGTGAGCGAGCAATTTACCGCTATGTTTAGGAGGAAGGCTTTCTTGCATTGGTACACTGGTGAAGGCATGGATGAAATGGAATTCACAGAAGCAGAGAGCAACATGAATGACCTCGTGTCTGAGTACCAGCAGTACCAGGATGCCACTGCTGATGAAGAAGGAGAATATGATGACGAGGAGGAAGAGGAGCAAGATCATGCTTATGAATAA